The proteins below come from a single Esox lucius isolate fEsoLuc1 chromosome 7, fEsoLuc1.pri, whole genome shotgun sequence genomic window:
- the si:ch73-1a9.3 gene encoding non-histone chromosomal protein HMG-14, producing the protein MPKRSKANADSEAAEPKRRSERLVNKPATPKAEPKPKKEKAAPKPKKAKEVKKTEPEEKEEVPAENGEAKAEDEAPATDEPEQKDDEEEAAE; encoded by the exons ATGCCTAAAAGGAGCAAA GCAAATGCTGATTCTGAGGCAGCAGAG ccCAAGAGAAGATCTGAGCGATTGGTTAAC AAACCGGCTACTCCAAAGGCAGAGCCCAAGCCAAAG AAGGAGAAGGCAGCACCTAAGCCCAAGAAGGCTAAAGAGGTGAAGAAGACTGAGcctgaggagaaggaggaggtgcCCGCAGAGAATGGGGAAGCCAAAGCTGAGGATGAG GCACCAGCCACAGATGAACCTGAACAGaaagatgatgaagaggaggcaGCAGAATAA
- the LOC105008830 gene encoding guided entry of tail-anchored proteins factor 1 has product MAAGYVWSLVLGSVVLCNLVKMLLPSISSYLFKVFQKNVEDEMEMRAEIQAMKKELSSINMMDEFARYARLERKINKITDKLKTYVKSRTGQQAKIKWVVNIVYYILQAVLMISLIWKYYADPVMVLPSKWISPLERMVAFPSGLAGGVGITCWLVVCNKVVAIMLQAVG; this is encoded by the exons ATGGCGGCTGGGTACGTTTGGTCGTTGGTCTTAGGATCTGTGGTCTTGTGCAACCTCGTCAAAATGTTGTTACCGTCGATTTCTTCCTAT CTCTTCAAAGTATTTCAGAAGAATGTGGAGGATGAGATGGAGATGAGAGCAGAGATTCAGGCCATGAAGAAGGAGCTTTCATCAATTAACATGATGGATGAGTTTGCCAGGTATGCACGGCTGGAACGCAAAATCAACAAAATTACGGACAAGTTAAAGACTTATG TTAAGTCTAGAACTGGTCAGCAGGCCAAAATCAAATGGGTCGTCAACATAGTGTATTATATTTTGCAG GCTGTTCTGATGATCTCTTTGATCTGGAAGTACTATGCTGACCCTGTGATGGTACTTCCCAGTAAGTGGATTTCACCACTAGAACGGATGGTGGCTTTCCCATCTGGACTGGCAG GTGGTGTTGGAATCACATGCTGGCTCGTTGTTTGTAACAAGGTAGTGGCTATAATGCTCCAAGCTGTGGGTTGA